A part of Myxococcus landrumus genomic DNA contains:
- a CDS encoding response regulator has translation MAKQHLLLVDGDAKSLRVMEVSLKKAGFSVTTAIHGKDAIEKVQISPPDLVLADTKMPEMDGFELCKALKSDERFKFIPFVFLTSQKSVEFKVRGLELGGDDYLTKPIYIKEIVTRVKMILQKAEKERIEKRETTKGGFAGSLADMGVVDLVQTFEIGRKTGVISIQGERTGTVYFKEGRVIDAELGRLKGENAFYRLLNTFEGQFDVQFTSLDRPERIEISTQGLLMEGMRRLDEWGRMLEQLPPLETVFEIDYHQLADRLSEIPDEVNGLLRLFDGKRALSRVVEDSDFEDLAALGIISKLYFEGLIRELGNAPLEPVQSSKPGIEQWLNAAPPPSAPSVEPSPPPQIVTPATPEPLPVPPLATPPEVPVARAMPPSVLAPPAGVEEEPVTAPPEERLAPVPTVPANVVIFPAKPKRLEPVGEEVDGEAPTLPPAVAEGSSFLVEPPPAHRAVEHAHRSLLLDWSRVDTEGISAPTTWGPSSVWAPGPRSYAAQGNSGMAPPMASTTPVAEPAQPPRAPIFGGAAVGPHPFPPVPPPTPAPPSSEVTLVSGNDAAPVDVDTIAEVEEVPAQPQPQLALPPYPGHGAPERAPAPSIPEEPPTPVAPPPTLVTPVTPSPTVTPATPSSTTTPPTVAATPTPSPSPVEDVAAVRSKRTGLYVAGALFLLGAVAAVVVMGGRDTPPPEPPKVETVQPQEKPPAPGPSEVVPSAPVDAKGDSGTAVVESPPPVAVEDAGAAVVEAQGDSGTVVVEAPPASEDAGTTPPQAADPEAEFAGHIKQARAAIVSQRFKSAAAQFRKALAIKPSSTEAKAGLGIALVNGFESESAFREATKLLVDVVSEDSKNSRAWLSLGMAYQSIGKNSQAAEAYKKYLMLEPSGASANEVRTMLKTLGN, from the coding sequence GTGGCCAAGCAGCACCTGCTCCTCGTGGATGGAGACGCCAAGAGTCTCCGCGTGATGGAGGTCAGCCTGAAGAAGGCGGGCTTCTCCGTGACGACGGCCATCCACGGCAAGGATGCAATCGAGAAGGTGCAGATCAGCCCGCCGGATCTGGTGCTCGCGGACACCAAGATGCCGGAGATGGACGGCTTCGAGCTGTGCAAGGCGCTCAAGTCCGACGAGCGCTTCAAGTTCATCCCGTTCGTCTTCCTGACGAGTCAGAAGTCGGTCGAGTTCAAGGTGCGCGGGCTGGAGCTGGGTGGCGACGACTACCTGACGAAGCCGATCTACATCAAAGAGATCGTCACCCGCGTGAAGATGATCCTCCAGAAGGCGGAGAAGGAGAGGATCGAAAAGCGCGAGACGACGAAGGGTGGCTTCGCCGGCAGCCTCGCGGACATGGGCGTGGTGGACCTGGTCCAGACGTTCGAGATTGGCCGCAAGACCGGCGTCATCTCCATCCAGGGCGAGCGCACGGGCACCGTCTACTTCAAGGAGGGCCGCGTCATCGACGCGGAGCTGGGCCGGCTCAAGGGCGAGAACGCCTTCTACCGGCTGCTCAACACCTTCGAGGGGCAGTTCGACGTCCAGTTCACCTCGTTGGACCGGCCCGAGCGAATCGAAATCTCCACGCAGGGCCTGTTGATGGAGGGCATGCGGCGCCTCGACGAGTGGGGGCGCATGCTCGAGCAGCTCCCGCCGCTGGAGACGGTGTTCGAGATTGACTACCACCAACTCGCCGACCGGCTATCGGAGATTCCGGACGAGGTGAACGGGCTGTTGCGCCTGTTCGACGGCAAGCGCGCGCTGAGCCGCGTGGTGGAGGACTCGGACTTCGAGGACCTGGCCGCGCTGGGCATCATCAGCAAGCTGTACTTCGAAGGGCTCATCCGGGAGCTGGGCAACGCGCCGCTGGAACCGGTGCAGAGCAGCAAGCCGGGCATCGAGCAGTGGCTCAACGCCGCTCCTCCGCCGAGCGCCCCCTCCGTCGAGCCCTCGCCGCCGCCCCAGATTGTCACGCCCGCGACGCCCGAGCCGCTCCCGGTGCCGCCCCTCGCGACGCCCCCGGAGGTGCCCGTTGCGCGCGCGATGCCGCCCAGCGTGCTCGCGCCGCCCGCGGGCGTCGAAGAAGAGCCTGTCACGGCTCCGCCCGAGGAGCGCCTGGCTCCGGTGCCCACGGTGCCGGCCAACGTGGTCATCTTCCCCGCGAAGCCCAAGCGCCTGGAGCCCGTGGGCGAGGAAGTGGATGGCGAAGCGCCCACGCTGCCGCCGGCCGTGGCGGAGGGGTCGTCCTTCCTCGTGGAGCCGCCGCCCGCGCACCGCGCCGTGGAGCACGCGCACCGCAGCCTGTTGCTCGACTGGAGCCGCGTCGACACCGAGGGCATCAGCGCGCCCACGACCTGGGGGCCGTCCTCCGTGTGGGCGCCAGGGCCTCGGTCCTATGCCGCGCAGGGGAACTCGGGAATGGCGCCGCCGATGGCGTCGACGACTCCTGTCGCCGAGCCCGCGCAGCCGCCGCGAGCGCCCATCTTTGGCGGCGCGGCGGTGGGGCCGCATCCGTTCCCACCCGTGCCTCCGCCGACGCCCGCGCCGCCTTCGTCCGAGGTGACGCTGGTGAGCGGCAACGACGCCGCGCCCGTCGATGTCGACACCATCGCGGAGGTGGAGGAGGTCCCCGCGCAGCCGCAGCCTCAGCTCGCGTTGCCTCCGTACCCAGGGCACGGCGCCCCTGAGCGCGCGCCCGCGCCCTCCATTCCGGAGGAGCCGCCGACGCCCGTCGCGCCTCCTCCGACGCTCGTCACCCCGGTGACGCCGTCGCCCACGGTGACGCCGGCGACTCCCTCGTCGACGACGACTCCGCCCACTGTGGCTGCGACGCCCACGCCCAGCCCCTCGCCGGTGGAGGATGTGGCGGCGGTCCGCTCCAAGCGCACGGGGCTCTATGTGGCCGGAGCGCTCTTCCTTCTGGGCGCGGTGGCCGCGGTGGTGGTGATGGGCGGGCGAGACACGCCGCCTCCGGAGCCGCCCAAGGTGGAGACGGTCCAGCCCCAGGAGAAGCCGCCCGCGCCGGGGCCCTCGGAAGTCGTTCCGTCCGCGCCCGTGGACGCGAAGGGTGATTCGGGCACCGCCGTCGTGGAGTCTCCGCCCCCCGTGGCCGTGGAAGACGCGGGAGCGGCCGTGGTGGAGGCGCAGGGCGATTCGGGCACCGTCGTCGTGGAGGCCCCTCCGGCCTCGGAAGACGCTGGAACGACGCCCCCGCAGGCCGCGGACCCGGAGGCCGAGTTCGCCGGGCACATCAAGCAGGCCCGTGCGGCCATCGTCAGCCAGCGCTTCAAGTCCGCGGCGGCTCAGTTCCGCAAGGCCCTGGCCATCAAGCCATCCTCGACCGAGGCGAAGGCTGGACTGGGCATTGCGCTGGTCAACGGCTTCGAGTCCGAGTCCGCCTTCCGCGAGGCCACCAAGCTGCTGGTGGA
- a CDS encoding J domain-containing protein, whose product MNSSQAAEALYSAHKNRATGWLTLSAGGRESRLMLREGDLVGTRLGFGYQSPAQALLQSGLLSAEALDALWARGGAGAADEELLEEYGLESDAVVEQQVLAHVRRLSELAERAAFEPGSVEAEFQPISGVRVVRAALERTGAGGAKGRVFRCADVSVCEPWITDASERELLETLGEFRAPEALTPAREALLLVLEREGGVEALSVEEWEAREEARRREEERLAEEARRAEEARVAEAARVAEEARRAEEARLRAEEERRAEEVRLAEEARIRAEEERLAEVARIRAEEERRAEEMRLAEVARLAEEMRLAEEARLAEEARLAEEARLAEEARLAEEARLAEEARLAEEARLAEEARLAEEARLAEEARLAEEARLAEEARLAAEEARLAEEARLAEEARLAEEARLAEEARLAEEARLAEEARLAEETRLAEEARAAEEARLAEEARVAEEARLAEEARLAEEARVAEEARLAEEARLAEEARVAEEARLAEEARLAEEARLAEEARLAEEARVAEEARVAEEARLAEEARLAEEARVAEEARLAEEARLAEEARLAEEARLAEEARLAEEARLAEEARLAEEARLAEEARLAEEARLAEEARAAEEARLAEEARVADEARLAEEARLAEEARLAEEARLAEEARVAEEARLAEEARLAEEARLAEEARLAEEARLAEEARLAEEARLAEEARAAEEARLAEEARLVEEARLVEEARLVEEARLAEEARAAEEARLAEEARVAEEARLAEEARLAEEARAAEEARLAEEARAAEEARLAEEARVAEEARLAEEARLAEEARLAEEARLVEEARLAEEARLAEEARLAEEARLAEEARLAEEARLAEEARLAEEARLAEEARLAEEARLRAEEERLAEESRIRAEEERLAEESRIRAEEERRAEEARLAEDARVAEAARVAEEARLRAEEERRAEEVRLAEEARFVEEARLAEEARFAEEARLAEEARLAEEARLAEEARLAEEARLAEEARLAEEARLAEEARAAEEARLAEESRAAEEARVAEEARAAEEARLAEEARLAEEARVAEEARLAEEARVAEEARLAEEARAAEEARLAEEARLAEEARLAEEARLAEEARVAEEARLVEEARVAEEARLAEAARVAEEARLAEEARVAEEARLAEEARNAEAARLAEEARHAEEVRLEVERRRADAVRRAKEARHAEQARLAEEQRLAEAAQQAQEAHLAELARVAEESRLAEEARLAAAEALQRPPPTSIEELAVDDIEALTLDVGDIIPADDSEPSPLPTSSSRATNVPPLASASQSGLPLHAESREALRSARDRAQAELLHDMEEALRRSKPQPVEAWLADEPPRTVPPTRTRDQVPVQDESWRAKETLLDSSSEPEAELPLLEAEPEPELWADATLAAEPLPTPRPFAPPGPPVLTPSANPAPPVLSPVEPPDEPAPREVDDSLWASRPAPVAAPPPLRLGPTAKSGRASEDDLWRIVSFDKDEAAETLTASFEAALQQVDAHLETLVRSDVNQANVGGDEPPVEAIVEATIESGFETFPGDNTGPTGETDWTEPSGDLDDWDFDEDDVAADPSNPDEAAKLRRQRLLRRAMENMGVLGGRGTPAAPTGVPVTDTATATPAAPSEPPKPDEARHAQQIEQRYADVQARRDHFYVLGVSQDASRDQVKAAFLSLAKVFHPDRLPPTLPHLAQKITSVFEAIREAYEVLYDDARRKTYLQSLQTQQAMPKAATQGGSATGARPTAGRPESSPDDLYKMGEVYFRKRDFVTASDHYDRAYALDPKATYLAARGWAIYMDPSRKADMPKAKQMMMDAVRADPNCDRAHYQLGVIARVEGDMDRAERHFREAVRANSKHLEANQELRLIDMRKKNPPKKGGFFR is encoded by the coding sequence ATGAACTCGTCGCAGGCCGCTGAAGCGCTGTATTCCGCCCACAAGAACCGAGCCACCGGATGGCTGACGCTGTCCGCGGGAGGCCGCGAGTCGCGGCTGATGCTGCGCGAGGGAGACCTCGTGGGTACTCGGCTGGGGTTCGGGTACCAGAGCCCGGCGCAGGCGTTGTTGCAGAGTGGACTGTTGAGCGCGGAGGCGCTGGATGCGCTGTGGGCGCGGGGTGGGGCGGGGGCGGCGGACGAGGAGTTGTTGGAGGAGTACGGGCTGGAGTCGGACGCGGTGGTGGAGCAGCAGGTGCTCGCCCATGTCCGGCGGCTGAGTGAGTTGGCGGAGCGCGCGGCCTTCGAGCCGGGGAGTGTGGAGGCGGAGTTCCAGCCCATCTCCGGTGTGAGGGTGGTGCGAGCGGCCCTGGAGCGGACGGGGGCGGGTGGGGCGAAGGGGCGCGTGTTCCGGTGCGCGGATGTTTCGGTTTGCGAGCCGTGGATTACGGATGCGTCCGAGCGGGAGCTGCTGGAGACGCTGGGAGAGTTCCGGGCGCCGGAGGCGTTGACTCCCGCGCGTGAGGCGCTGTTGCTCGTGCTCGAGCGCGAGGGGGGCGTCGAGGCGCTGTCGGTGGAGGAGTGGGAGGCGCGGGAGGAGGCCCGGCGACGGGAGGAGGAGCGGCTGGCGGAGGAGGCGCGCCGCGCGGAGGAGGCTCGGGTTGCGGAAGCGGCCCGGGTTGCCGAAGAGGCGCGACGGGCAGAAGAGGCTCGACTCCGTGCGGAAGAAGAGCGGCGGGCGGAGGAAGTTCGCCTCGCTGAAGAAGCCCGGATCCGAGCAGAGGAAGAACGCCTGGCGGAAGTGGCGCGGATTCGTGCGGAAGAAGAGCGACGCGCTGAGGAGATGCGTCTCGCTGAAGTGGCACGGTTGGCGGAGGAGATGCGCCTTGCGGAAGAGGCTCGTCTCGCTGAAGAGGCTCGACTCGCTGAAGAGGCTCGACTCGCTGAAGAGGCCCGACTCGCTGAAGAGGCCCGACTCGCTGAAGAGGCCCGACTCGCTGAAGAGGCCCGACTCGCTGAAGAGGCCCGACTCGCTGAAGAGGCCCGTCTCGCTGAAGAGGCTCGACTCGCTGAAGAGGCCCGCCTCGCTGAGGAGGCCCGCCTCGCTGCTGAAGAGGCTCGACTCGCTGAAGAGGCCCGCCTCGCTGAAGAGGCCCGCCTCGCTGAGGAGGCCCGCCTCGCCGAAGAGGCTCGCCTCGCTGAGGAGGCCCGCCTCGCCGAAGAGGCCCGTCTGGCTGAGGAGACTCGACTCGCTGAAGAGGCCCGCGCCGCGGAGGAGGCGCGTCTCGCTGAAGAGGCTCGTGTCGCCGAAGAGGCCCGTCTCGCTGAGGAGGCTCGACTCGCTGAAGAGGCTCGTGTCGCCGAAGAGGCCCGTCTCGCTGAGGAGGCTCGACTCGCTGAAGAGGCTCGTGTCGCCGAAGAGGCCCGCCTCGCTGAGGAGGCTCGTCTCGCTGAGGAGGCTCGTCTCGCTGAGGAGGCTCGACTCGCTGAAGAGGCTCGTGTCGCCGAAGAGGCTCGTGTCGCCGAAGAGGCCCGTCTCGCTGAGGAGGCTCGACTCGCTGAAGAGGCTCGTGTCGCCGAAGAGGCCCGCCTCGCTGAGGAGGCTCGCCTCGCTGAAGAGGCTCGCCTCGCCGAGGAGGCCCGCCTCGCTGAGGAGGCCCGCCTCGCTGAAGAGGCCCGCCTCGCCGAAGAGGCTCGCCTCGCTGAGGAGGCCCGCCTCGCCGAAGAGGCTCGCCTCGCTGAGGAGGCTCGACTCGCTGAAGAGGCCCGCGCCGCGGAGGAGGCGCGTCTCGCTGAAGAGGCTCGTGTCGCCGATGAGGCCCGACTCGCCGAAGAGGCCCGTCTGGCTGAGGAGGCCCGTCTCGCTGAAGAGGCTCGACTCGCTGAAGAGGCTCGTGTCGCCGAAGAGGCCCGCCTCGCTGAGGAGGCCCGCCTCGCTGAGGAGGCCCGCCTCGCTGAGGAGGCCCGCCTCGCTGAGGAGGCTCGACTCGCTGAGGAGGCTCGACTCGCTGAGGAGGCTCGACTCGCTGAAGAGGCCCGCGCCGCTGAGGAGGCTCGACTCGCTGAAGAGGCTCGACTCGTTGAGGAGGCTCGACTCGTTGAGGAGGCTCGACTCGTTGAGGAGGCTCGACTCGCCGAAGAGGCCCGCGCCGCGGAGGAGGCGCGTCTCGCTGAAGAGGCTCGTGTCGCCGAAGAGGCCCGTCTGGCTGAGGAGGCTCGACTCGCTGAAGAGGCCCGCGCCGCGGAGGAGGCGCGTCTCGCTGAAGAGGCCCGCGCCGCGGAGGAGGCGCGTCTCGCTGAAGAGGCTCGTGTCGCCGAAGAGGCCCGTCTCGCTGAGGAGGCTCGACTCGCTGAAGAGGCTCGACTCGCTGAAGAGGCTCGACTCGTTGAGGAGGCTCGACTCGCCGAAGAGGCTCGACTCGCTGAGGAGGCTCGACTCGCTGAAGAGGCTCGACTCGCCGAAGAGGCTCGACTCGCTGAGGAGGCGCGTCTCGCTGAGGAGGCCCGCCTCGCTGAGGAGGCTCGACTCGCTGAGGAGGCTCGACTTGCTGAAGAGGCCCGGCTCCGAGCAGAGGAAGAGCGCCTAGCTGAAGAGTCGCGGATTCGTGCAGAGGAAGAGCGCCTAGCTGAAGAGTCGCGGATTCGTGCAGAGGAAGAGCGCCGTGCAGAGGAGGCTCGGCTTGCTGAGGATGCGCGCGTCGCCGAAGCGGCACGGGTTGCGGAAGAGGCTCGACTCCGTGCGGAAGAAGAGCGGCGCGCAGAGGAGGTGCGCCTCGCTGAAGAGGCTCGATTCGTCGAAGAGGCTCGACTCGCTGAGGAGGCCCGCTTCGCTGAAGAGGCTCGACTCGCCGAAGAGGCTCGACTCGCTGAGGAGGCCCGCCTCGCTGAGGAGGCCCGCCTCGCTGAGGAGGCCCGCCTCGCTGAAGAGGCCCGTCTCGCTGAAGAGGCCCGTCTCGCCGAAGAGGCCCGCGCAGCTGAAGAGGCTCGTCTCGCTGAGGAATCTCGCGCCGCTGAAGAGGCTCGTGTCGCTGAAGAGGCCCGCGCAGCTGAAGAGGCTCGTCTCGCTGAGGAGGCTCGCCTCGCCGAAGAGGCTCGTGTCGCTGAGGAGGCCCGCCTCGCCGAAGAGGCTCGTGTCGCCGAAGAGGCTCGTCTCGCTGAAGAGGCCCGCGCCGCTGAAGAGGCTCGTCTCGCTGAGGAGGCTCGTCTCGCTGAAGAGGCTCGTCTCGCTGAGGAGGCTCGACTCGCTGAAGAGGCTCGTGTCGCCGAAGAGGCCCGCCTCGTCGAAGAGGCCCGCGTCGCCGAAGAGGCCCGCCTCGCTGAGGCGGCCCGCGTCGCCGAAGAGGCCCGCCTCGCGGAGGAAGCTCGTGTCGCCGAAGAGGCTCGCCTCGCTGAAGAAGCTCGCAACGCGGAAGCCGCTCGTCTCGCCGAGGAGGCTCGGCACGCGGAGGAAGTCCGCCTCGAAGTCGAGCGTCGCCGTGCCGATGCCGTGCGCCGTGCGAAGGAAGCACGCCATGCCGAACAAGCTCGACTCGCTGAAGAACAGCGCCTCGCCGAAGCGGCTCAACAGGCGCAAGAAGCCCACCTCGCCGAGCTCGCGCGTGTCGCCGAGGAATCCCGCCTCGCGGAGGAGGCCCGGCTCGCTGCCGCCGAAGCCCTCCAGCGTCCTCCTCCCACCTCCATCGAGGAACTCGCGGTCGACGACATCGAGGCCCTGACCCTCGACGTCGGAGACATCATCCCCGCGGACGACTCCGAGCCGTCTCCGCTCCCGACCTCCTCGTCCCGCGCCACCAACGTCCCGCCGCTCGCGTCCGCGTCCCAGTCCGGGCTCCCTCTCCACGCGGAGAGCCGCGAAGCCCTGCGTTCCGCGAGAGATCGCGCCCAGGCAGAGCTCCTCCACGACATGGAGGAGGCCCTGCGCCGCTCGAAGCCGCAGCCCGTCGAAGCCTGGCTCGCCGACGAGCCGCCCCGCACCGTCCCCCCCACGCGCACGAGAGACCAGGTCCCCGTCCAGGACGAGTCCTGGCGCGCCAAGGAGACCCTCCTCGACTCCAGCTCCGAGCCCGAAGCGGAACTCCCGCTGCTCGAAGCCGAGCCCGAACCCGAGCTCTGGGCCGACGCCACCCTCGCCGCCGAGCCGCTGCCCACCCCTCGGCCCTTCGCGCCTCCCGGCCCCCCGGTCCTGACTCCCTCCGCCAACCCGGCGCCTCCGGTCCTCTCGCCCGTGGAGCCCCCCGACGAGCCGGCCCCGAGGGAGGTCGACGACAGCCTGTGGGCCTCCCGCCCGGCCCCCGTGGCCGCGCCCCCGCCCTTGCGCCTGGGCCCCACGGCCAAGAGCGGCAGGGCCAGCGAGGACGACCTCTGGCGCATTGTCTCCTTCGACAAGGACGAGGCCGCCGAAACGCTGACGGCCTCCTTCGAGGCGGCCCTTCAACAGGTGGATGCTCACCTGGAGACGCTCGTCCGCTCGGATGTCAATCAGGCGAATGTCGGCGGGGACGAGCCCCCCGTCGAAGCCATTGTCGAAGCAACCATCGAATCAGGCTTCGAGACCTTCCCCGGTGACAATACCGGCCCAACTGGCGAGACTGATTGGACCGAGCCGTCGGGTGATCTGGACGACTGGGATTTCGACGAGGACGACGTGGCGGCAGACCCCTCCAACCCCGACGAGGCAGCAAAGCTCCGGCGCCAGCGCCTGCTTCGCCGTGCCATGGAGAACATGGGCGTGCTGGGGGGGCGAGGGACGCCGGCGGCTCCGACGGGTGTCCCCGTCACCGACACTGCGACCGCCACGCCCGCCGCCCCTTCTGAGCCCCCCAAGCCGGATGAGGCTCGGCACGCCCAGCAAATCGAGCAGCGCTACGCCGACGTCCAGGCCCGCCGCGACCACTTCTACGTCCTCGGAGTCTCCCAGGACGCCAGCCGGGATCAGGTGAAGGCGGCCTTCCTCAGCCTGGCCAAGGTCTTCCACCCCGACCGCCTCCCGCCGACGCTTCCGCACCTCGCGCAGAAGATCACCTCCGTCTTCGAGGCCATCCGCGAGGCGTACGAGGTCCTCTACGACGACGCCCGGCGCAAGACCTACCTCCAGTCGCTCCAGACCCAGCAGGCGATGCCAAAGGCCGCCACGCAGGGGGGCTCGGCGACGGGGGCTCGTCCCACGGCCGGCCGGCCGGAGAGCAGCCCGGACGACCTGTACAAGATGGGCGAGGTCTATTTCCGCAAGCGCGACTTCGTCACCGCGTCGGACCACTACGACCGGGCCTACGCGCTGGACCCCAAGGCGACCTACCTGGCCGCGCGAGGCTGGGCCATCTACATGGACCCTTCGCGCAAGGCGGACATGCCCAAGGCCAAGCAGATGATGATGGATGCGGTCCGCGCGGATCCGAACTGCGACCGGGCCCACTATCAGCTAGGGGTCATCGCCCGGGTCGAGGGGGACATGGACCGGGCCGAGCGCCACTTCCGGGAAGCGGTGCGCGCCAACTCCAAGCACCTGGAGGCCAACCAGGAGCTGCGGCTGATCGACATGCGGAAGAAGAACCCACCCAAGAAGGGGGGCTTCTTCCGCTGA
- a CDS encoding tRNA (cytidine(34)-2'-O)-methyltransferase produces the protein MLEPLARPLHLVLVSPQIPPNTGNVARLCAVTGCRLILVEPLGFSIDDRQLKRAGLDYWDKVFLRLYPTYEAYVEAYPEARRWLFSARAEQSLYEARFEEGDHLVFGSEVTGLLPEVMEGGTGTALGIPMLEGRRSMNLSTAVGVGTYEALRQVRFTGAGRRAPSAS, from the coding sequence ATGCTCGAGCCCCTGGCGCGTCCTCTCCACCTGGTTCTTGTCTCACCGCAGATTCCCCCCAACACGGGCAACGTCGCCCGGCTGTGCGCGGTGACGGGCTGCCGCCTCATCCTGGTGGAGCCCCTGGGTTTTTCCATTGATGACCGCCAGCTGAAGCGGGCGGGGCTGGACTACTGGGACAAGGTATTTCTACGGCTGTACCCCACCTACGAGGCCTACGTGGAGGCGTACCCGGAGGCCCGGCGGTGGTTGTTCTCGGCCCGGGCGGAGCAGTCTCTGTATGAGGCCCGCTTCGAGGAGGGGGACCACCTGGTGTTCGGCTCGGAGGTGACGGGGCTGTTGCCGGAGGTGATGGAGGGGGGGACGGGGACGGCGCTGGGGATTCCCATGCTGGAGGGGCGGCGGAGCATGAACCTGTCCACGGCGGTGGGGGTGGGGACGTACGAGGCCCTGCGACAGGTCCGTTTCACTGGGGCGGGCAGGCGGGCCCCCTCGGCAAGTTGA
- a CDS encoding DUF192 domain-containing protein, giving the protein MRWKVTNETRQRPLADRAEKATNFVQRFKGLMGRAELAVGEGLHIQPCNSIHTFFMRIPIDVAFLDAQGRIVKQMLALPPWRATSVYFQARSVLELPAGVLAASGTQEGDRLSFEPASPAPVSPA; this is encoded by the coding sequence ATGCGCTGGAAGGTGACCAACGAGACGCGGCAACGGCCGCTGGCGGACCGGGCCGAGAAGGCAACGAACTTCGTCCAGCGTTTCAAGGGGCTGATGGGCCGCGCCGAGCTCGCCGTGGGCGAGGGCCTCCACATCCAGCCCTGCAACTCCATCCACACGTTCTTCATGCGCATCCCCATTGACGTCGCCTTCCTGGACGCCCAGGGGCGCATCGTCAAGCAGATGCTTGCACTCCCCCCATGGCGTGCGACATCGGTGTACTTCCAAGCACGCTCCGTCCTGGAGCTTCCCGCGGGGGTCCTGGCCGCCAGCGGCACCCAGGAGGGGGACCGACTGAGCTTCGAGCCTGCCTCCCCAGCCCCGGTGTCCCCTGCCTGA
- a CDS encoding sugar phosphate nucleotidyltransferase — MKAMVLCAGLGTRLRPLTERWPKPALPFLGQPLLRYHLAVLKAAGVTAVGINTHHLPETMEAVAREECERARLPLHVVREPVIQGTGGGIRGLRDFLSDGDFIVYNGDILYPVDLRPVVAMHQASGAMATMVLLPMPEGEKYASVEMDSAGRVRRIAGKGLGGEGLMPWHFTGVHVMSPRVFDFMSPQGAEDIFREVFARAMEAGQVVRGVRVDGYWSDLGTPSRYLATVRDVLAGRVRLEWLGADSPLAGTVRGPGTSWAHPDAHVCGATVEGPAYFGRGARVADGAFVGTSVSLGTGAKVSPGARLQSTAVFEQTEIASGETLTEVLAWREHRIPAPLTGR, encoded by the coding sequence ATGAAGGCGATGGTCCTCTGCGCGGGTCTGGGCACCCGGCTGCGTCCGTTGACGGAGCGCTGGCCCAAGCCGGCGCTTCCATTCCTGGGGCAGCCGCTCCTGCGCTACCACCTGGCGGTGCTGAAGGCCGCCGGGGTGACGGCGGTGGGCATCAACACGCACCACCTGCCGGAGACGATGGAGGCGGTGGCTCGCGAGGAGTGTGAGCGCGCCCGTCTGCCGTTGCACGTGGTGCGCGAGCCCGTCATCCAGGGCACGGGCGGCGGCATCCGGGGCCTGCGGGACTTCCTCTCCGACGGGGACTTCATCGTCTACAACGGAGACATCCTCTACCCGGTGGACCTGCGGCCGGTGGTGGCCATGCACCAGGCCTCGGGGGCCATGGCCACCATGGTGTTGTTGCCCATGCCGGAGGGCGAGAAGTACGCGTCGGTGGAGATGGACTCGGCGGGGCGCGTGCGGCGCATCGCGGGCAAGGGGCTGGGCGGCGAGGGGCTGATGCCGTGGCACTTCACCGGCGTTCACGTCATGTCCCCGCGCGTCTTCGACTTCATGAGTCCGCAAGGGGCCGAGGACATCTTCCGGGAGGTCTTCGCGCGCGCGATGGAGGCGGGGCAGGTGGTGCGGGGCGTGCGCGTGGATGGGTACTGGTCCGACCTGGGGACTCCGTCGCGCTACCTGGCCACGGTGCGGGACGTGCTCGCGGGTCGGGTGCGGCTGGAGTGGCTGGGCGCGGACTCGCCGCTGGCGGGCACGGTGCGAGGGCCCGGCACGTCGTGGGCGCATCCGGATGCCCACGTCTGTGGCGCGACGGTGGAGGGCCCCGCGTACTTCGGCCGGGGTGCCCGGGTCGCCGACGGTGCCTTCGTGGGCACGTCCGTGTCGCTGGGGACGGGCGCGAAGGTGAGCCCGGGGGCTCGGCTTCAGAGCACCGCCGTCTTCGAGCAGACCGAGATTGCCTCGGGCGAGACGCTCACCGAGGTGCTCGCGTGGCGGGAGCACCGGATTCCCGCTCCGCTGACGGGACGCTGA
- a CDS encoding Stp1/IreP family PP2C-type Ser/Thr phosphatase yields the protein MRIEVAGSTHVGMKRNHNEDNFLMLPDEYLFIVADGMGGHSSGEIASRIAVDELGEFYKMTSKDQDSTWPFKMDKQRNYDENRLATGIKLANARIFEKASSESKYKGMGTTIVSVHFASDVAYVGHVGDSRVYFFRSGVLKQITEDHSLLNDYLKAKKLSPEEVENFPHKNVIVRALGMKEAVQVDVSRVEPQPGDVFLLCSDGLSGMVTDPQMQEILGRTPELDKACSQLIDMANAAGGNDNVTCVLARYHPA from the coding sequence ATGCGCATCGAGGTAGCCGGCAGCACCCACGTCGGGATGAAGCGGAACCACAACGAGGACAACTTCCTCATGTTGCCCGACGAGTACCTCTTCATCGTCGCGGACGGCATGGGAGGTCACTCCTCGGGCGAAATCGCCAGCCGCATCGCCGTGGACGAGCTGGGTGAGTTTTACAAGATGACGTCCAAGGACCAGGACAGCACCTGGCCCTTCAAGATGGACAAGCAGCGCAACTATGACGAGAACCGGTTGGCCACCGGTATCAAGCTCGCCAATGCGCGCATCTTCGAGAAGGCCAGCAGCGAGTCGAAGTACAAGGGCATGGGCACGACCATCGTCAGCGTGCACTTCGCCAGCGACGTCGCGTACGTCGGCCACGTGGGCGACAGCCGCGTGTACTTCTTCCGCTCGGGCGTCCTCAAGCAAATCACCGAGGACCACTCCCTTCTCAACGACTACCTCAAGGCGAAGAAGCTCTCGCCCGAGGAAGTGGAGAACTTCCCGCACAAGAACGTCATCGTCCGCGCCCTCGGCATGAAGGAGGCCGTCCAGGTCGACGTCTCCCGCGTGGAGCCGCAGCCCGGCGACGTCTTCCTGCTCTGCTCCGACGGCCTGAGCGGCATGGTGACGGACCCGCAGATGCAGGAGATTCTCGGGCGCACCCCGGAGCTGGACAAGGCGTGCTCCCAGCTCATCGACATGGCGAACGCCGCGGGCGGCAACGACAACGTCACCTGCGTGCTGGCCCGCTACCACCCGGCCTGA